A genomic region of Zalophus californianus isolate mZalCal1 chromosome 1, mZalCal1.pri.v2, whole genome shotgun sequence contains the following coding sequences:
- the MASP1 gene encoding mannan-binding lectin serine protease 1 isoform X2, translating to MPANSRDTQGPQNKDKASLTPHRGQAHRKVRPRGPKPGSQEHPRQENEVETEEQVLATFCGQETTDTEQTPGQEVVFSPGSFMSITFRSDFSNEERFTGFDAHYMAVDVDECTEREDEELSCDHYCHNYIGGYYCSCRFGYLLHTDNRTCRVECSDNLFTQRTGVITSPDFPNPYPKSSECFYTIELEEGFMVSLQFEDIFDIEDHPEVSCPYDYIKIKAGPKVLGPFCGERAPEPINTQSHSVQILFRSDNSGENRGWRLSYRATGNECPEPEPPVHGKIEPLQTTYSFKDQVLISCDTGYKVLKDNVEMDTFQIECLKDGTWSNRIPTCKIADCGAPAELKHGLITFSTRNNLTTYKSEIQYSCQQPYYKMLHNITGIYTCSAQGVWMNEVLGRSQPTCLPVCGQPSRSLPNLVKRIIGGRNAEPGLFPWQALIVVEDTSRVPNDKWFGSGALLSESWILTAAHVLRSQRRDNTVIPVSKEHVTVYLGLHDVRDKSGAVNSSAAQVVLHPDFNIQNYNHDIALVQLLEPVPLGPHVMPICLPSPEPEGPEPHMLGLVAGWGISNPNVTVDEIISSGTRTLSDVLQYVKLPVVPYAECKTSYESRSGNYSVTENMFCAGYYEGGKDTCLGDSGGAFVILDDLSQRWVAQGLVSWGGPEECGSKQVYGVYTKVSNYVDWVWEQMGSPQGLGELQVER from the exons GTAGAAACGGAAGAGCAGGTGTTGGCAACCTTCTGCGGCCAGGAGACTACAGACACAGAGCAGACCCCCGGCCAGGAAGTCGTGTTCTCCCCTGGCTCCTTCATGTCCATCACTTTCCGGTCAGATTTCTCCAATGAGGAGCGATTCACGGGCTTTGATGCCCACTACATGGCCGTGG ATGTGGATGAGTGCACCGAGCGGGAAGACGAGGAGCTGTCCTGTGACCACTACTGCCATAACTACATCGGCGGCTACTATTGCTCCTGCCGCTTTGGCTACCTCCTCCACACAGACAACAGGACCTGCCGAG TGGAGTGCAGTGACAACCTCTTTACCCAGAGGACTGGCGTGATCACCAGCCCGGACTTCCCCAACCCTTATCCTAAGAGCTCAGAATGCTTCTACACGATAGAGCTAGAGGAGGGTTTCATGGTCAGCCTGCAGTTCGAGGACATTTTCGACATTGAGGATCATCCCGAGGTGTCCTGCCCCTATGACTACATCAAG ATTAAAGCTGGTCCAAAAGTTCTGGGGCCCTTCTGCGGAGAGAGAGCACCAGAACCCATCAATACCCAGAGCCACAGCGTCCAGATCCTATTCCGCAGCGACAACTCAGGGGAGAACCGAGGCTGGAGGCTCTCATACAGGGCGACAG GGAACGAGTGCCCAGAGCCAGAGCCTCCTGTCCACGGGAAAATTGAGCCCCTGCAAACCACGTATTCCTTCAAAGACCAGGTGCTCATCAGCTGTGACACAGGCTACAAAGTGCTGAAG GATAATGTGGAGATGGATACATTCCAGATCGAGTGTCTGAAGGATGGGACGTGGAGTAACAGGATTCCCACCTGTAAAA TTGCAGACTGTGGAGCCCCAGCAGAGCTGAAACATGGGCTGATCACCTTCTCCACCAGGAACAACCTTACCACATATAAATCTGAGATCCAGTACTCCTGCCAACAGCCGTACTATAAGATGCTCCACAATATCACAG GTATATATACCTGTTCTGCCCAAGGAGTCTGGATGAATGAAGTACTGGGGAGAAGCCAGCCCACATGCCTGCCAG TGTGTGGTCAGCCCTCCCGCTCACTGCCAAACCTGGTCAAGAGAATCATTGGGGGCCGGAATGCTGAGCCTGGCCTCTTTCCGTGGCAGGCCCTGATAGTGGTGGAGGACACCTCGAGGGTGCCGAACGACAAGTGGTTTGGGAGTGGGGCCCTGCTCTCTGAGTCCTGGATCCTAACAGCAGCCCACGTGTTGCGCTCCCAGCGAAGAGACAACACAGTAATCCCGGTCTCCAAGGAGCATGTCACCGTCTACCTGGGCCTGCATGATGTGCGGGACAAATCAGGGGCTGTCAACAGCTCTGCGGCACAAGTGGTGCTCCACCCAGACTTCAACATCCAGAACTACAACCATGACATAGCTCTGGTGCAGCTCCTGGAACCTGTGCCCCTGGGGCCCCACGTCATGCCCATCTGCCTGCCAAGTCCTGAGCCCGAAGGCCCAGAGCCCCATATGCTGGGCTTGGTAGCTGGCTGGGGTATCTCCAATCCTAATGTGACAGTGGATGAGATCATCAGCAGTGGCACGCGGACCTTGTCAGATGTCCTGCAGTACGTCAAGTTACCCGTGGTGCCGTATGCAGAGTGCAAAACCAGCTATGAGTCCCGGTCGGGGAACTACAGCGTCACGGAGAACATGTTCTGTGCCGGCTACTACGAGGGTGGCAAAGACACATGCCTCGGAGACAGTGGTGGGGCCTTTGTCATTCTGGATGACTTGAGCCAGCGCTGGGTGGCCCAAGGCCTGGTGTCCTGGGGGGGCCCTGAAGAATGTGGCAGCAAGCAGGTCTATGGGGTCTACACGAAGGTCTCCAACTATGTGGACTGGGTATGGGAGCAGATGGGCTCCCCACAAGGTCTGGGAGAGCTCCAGGTGGAACGGTGA